A window of the Polaribacter batillariae genome harbors these coding sequences:
- the bshA gene encoding N-acetyl-alpha-D-glucosaminyl L-malate synthase BshA: MKIGIVCYPTFGGSGVVATELGMALANKGHEVHFITYNQPVRLDFLSHKLHFHQVLIEEYPLFEYQPYELALSSKMVEVVRKYNLEVLHVHYAIPHAYAAFMAKQMLKEKGLDIRVVTTLHGTDITLVGSHPTYKTAVEFSINNSDVVTAVSNNLKETTNKLFNITKNIEVVYNFIDTEKYDNAHKEECKRIALAKPNERILTHISNFRPVKRVEDVVKIFSEVRKEIPSKLLMIGEGPEKIKAKKLARELKIADDVFFLGNSTEVDKILCYTDIFLLPSQTESFGLAALEAMAASTAVISTNTGGLPEVNIHGKTGYLSNLGDVKDMAKNAILILKDDAVLERFKQKAKNHTKQFSLENILPVYEEIYKSCFKSKVSS, translated from the coding sequence ATGAAAATAGGTATTGTTTGTTACCCAACATTTGGTGGAAGTGGAGTAGTAGCTACAGAATTAGGAATGGCATTAGCAAATAAAGGACACGAAGTACACTTTATTACGTACAACCAACCAGTTCGTTTAGATTTTCTTTCTCATAAATTGCATTTTCATCAAGTTTTAATTGAAGAATATCCTCTTTTTGAATATCAGCCTTACGAATTAGCTTTATCCAGTAAAATGGTAGAAGTTGTTAGAAAATACAATCTAGAAGTTTTGCATGTACATTATGCAATACCGCATGCTTATGCCGCTTTTATGGCAAAGCAAATGTTAAAAGAAAAAGGATTAGATATAAGAGTGGTAACCACACTGCATGGAACAGATATTACTCTGGTAGGAAGTCACCCAACCTATAAAACAGCAGTAGAATTTAGTATTAATAATTCGGATGTGGTAACCGCAGTTTCTAATAACCTAAAAGAAACCACCAATAAGTTATTTAACATTACCAAAAATATAGAGGTTGTTTATAATTTTATCGATACAGAAAAGTACGATAATGCACATAAAGAAGAATGTAAGAGAATTGCATTGGCAAAACCCAATGAAAGAATTTTAACACACATTAGTAATTTTAGACCTGTAAAAAGAGTAGAAGATGTTGTTAAAATTTTTAGTGAAGTTAGAAAAGAAATTCCATCTAAATTGTTAATGATTGGCGAAGGACCAGAGAAAATAAAAGCAAAAAAATTAGCACGAGAATTAAAAATTGCCGACGATGTTTTCTTTTTAGGAAATAGTACAGAAGTAGATAAAATTTTATGCTATACAGATATATTTTTATTACCCTCTCAAACAGAGAGTTTTGGTTTGGCAGCTTTAGAAGCCATGGCAGCAAGTACAGCAGTAATTTCTACAAATACTGGGGGTTTGCCAGAAGTTAATATTCATGGAAAAACGGGGTATTTAAGTAATTTAGGAGATGTAAAAGATATGGCTAAAAATGCAATTTTAATATTAAAAGACGATGCTGTTTTAGAAAGATTTAAACAAAAAGCTAAAAACCACACCAAACAATTCTCGTTAGAAAATATTCTTCCTGTTTACGAAGAAATTTACAAATCTTGCTTTAAAAGCAAAGTAAGTAGTTAA
- a CDS encoding DUF937 domain-containing protein, whose translation MAGILDLLNSDLGKQIVSGVAGSTGNDSNKTNSVLTMALPVLMKAMERNASTPQGAEGLMGALSNKHDGSILDNLGSLFRGGVDETVKQDGAGILGHVLGSKQQGVEKVISQKSGLDAGSVANILKVAAPILMGILGKQKREQNVKDTSDLGSLLGGMLGGNETKNEQSFLEKILDADGDGSVIDDVAGMVLGGSNKKGGLGGLLGGLFGK comes from the coding sequence ATGGCAGGTATTTTAGACTTATTAAATAGCGATTTAGGGAAACAAATTGTTTCTGGTGTAGCAGGTTCTACAGGTAATGACTCGAACAAAACAAATAGTGTTTTAACAATGGCACTACCCGTTTTAATGAAAGCAATGGAAAGAAATGCTTCTACACCACAAGGTGCAGAGGGGTTAATGGGGGCTTTATCTAACAAACACGATGGTAGTATTTTAGACAATCTTGGTAGCTTGTTTCGTGGTGGTGTTGATGAAACTGTAAAACAAGATGGAGCTGGAATTTTAGGACATGTTTTAGGAAGTAAACAACAAGGTGTAGAAAAAGTAATTAGTCAAAAATCTGGTTTAGATGCTGGTTCTGTTGCAAATATATTAAAAGTTGCAGCACCAATTTTAATGGGTATTTTAGGAAAACAAAAAAGAGAACAAAATGTAAAAGATACTAGTGACTTAGGAAGTTTATTAGGTGGTATGTTAGGTGGAAATGAAACTAAAAACGAACAAAGTTTCCTAGAAAAAATATTAGATGCAGATGGTGATGGAAGTGTTATTGATGATGTTGCTGGAATGGTTTTAGGAGGAAGTAATAAAAAAGGCGGACTTGGAGGTTTACTAGGTGGTCTTTTTGGAAAATAA
- a CDS encoding sigma-70 family RNA polymerase sigma factor, producing the protein MFNSFKIQKKEEAFLEQIKIETAFEIFTFDEEELSKEEEVKKMVNKLSTKCKEAFVLSKYENMKYKAIALKMGISVKTVENHISKAYAELRKNLHYLKLFFF; encoded by the coding sequence ATTTTTAATTCATTTAAGATCCAAAAAAAAGAAGAGGCTTTTTTAGAACAAATAAAAATAGAAACTGCTTTCGAGATTTTTACTTTTGATGAAGAAGAATTATCAAAAGAAGAAGAGGTAAAGAAAATGGTTAATAAGTTGTCAACAAAATGTAAAGAAGCTTTTGTTTTAAGTAAATATGAAAATATGAAATACAAAGCGATCGCATTAAAGATGGGTATTTCTGTAAAAACTGTTGAAAATCATATTTCAAAGGCTTATGCAGAGTTAAGAAAAAATTTACACTATTTAAAATTATTTTTTTTCTAA
- a CDS encoding RNA polymerase sigma factor: MSVEKELSKYLKEGDLNAYNTLFKTHYNKLYGYAFKLCNNSYQAKDIVQETFIKLWLNKEKIKTELSISNYLLKICHNEFLIHLRSKKKKRLF, encoded by the coding sequence ATGTCTGTAGAAAAAGAACTTTCTAAATATCTTAAAGAAGGTGATTTAAATGCTTACAATACTTTATTTAAAACGCATTATAACAAATTGTATGGTTATGCTTTTAAATTATGTAACAACAGTTATCAAGCAAAAGACATCGTTCAAGAAACATTTATTAAACTATGGTTGAATAAAGAAAAAATAAAAACAGAATTATCTATCAGTAATTATTTACTAAAAATTTGTCATAATGAATTTTTAATTCATTTAAGATCCAAAAAAAAGAAGAGGCTTTTTTAG
- a CDS encoding FecR family protein produces MKSIINKYLQNKATSLEKKKLQDWVLESYENKKIFKENITLYLLENTNNFKKINSDKAFKEFLEQINKTSPKKKKFVKLSEFYKYAAIIVVCASIFYFTNTLFNNQNIEKPTTKKISQSEKKAKEIVLTLEDGSQKLLQQEQEQISYFNRKPKEEVLVYNEIKVPKGQVFKLILSDSTVVWLNADSKLKYPKYFISSSKTRNVTLDGEAFFEVKSNKKKPFLVHANEIKVEVLGTKFNISSYKNDDIINTTLVEGSVNVKDINNNDSILLKPSFQASFQKKSTAFTSKKVNTLDYTSWINKKIIFNNVSFEKLVFKIERTYDVEIVNNHKKLKKVRFTGEFDVENIETIFKALSVSYNFKYTINKNKITIN; encoded by the coding sequence ATGAAATCGATAATTAACAAATATCTACAAAACAAAGCAACTTCTTTAGAGAAAAAGAAGTTACAAGATTGGGTTCTAGAAAGTTACGAAAACAAAAAAATATTTAAAGAAAATATTACTTTATACTTGTTAGAGAATACAAATAATTTTAAAAAAATTAATTCTGATAAGGCATTTAAAGAGTTTTTAGAACAAATAAATAAAACTAGCCCCAAAAAGAAAAAGTTCGTAAAATTATCTGAATTTTATAAATACGCAGCAATAATTGTTGTTTGTGCTTCTATATTTTATTTTACGAATACTCTTTTTAATAATCAGAACATAGAAAAACCTACAACAAAAAAAATATCTCAATCAGAAAAAAAAGCAAAAGAAATTGTTTTAACTTTAGAAGACGGATCCCAAAAATTACTTCAACAAGAGCAAGAACAAATTTCTTATTTTAATCGTAAACCTAAAGAAGAAGTTTTAGTATATAATGAGATAAAAGTGCCTAAAGGTCAGGTTTTTAAACTTATTTTATCAGATAGTACAGTAGTTTGGTTAAATGCAGATAGTAAACTAAAATATCCAAAATATTTTATTAGTTCCTCTAAAACTAGAAATGTAACGTTAGATGGTGAAGCTTTTTTTGAAGTTAAGTCTAACAAAAAGAAACCATTTTTGGTACATGCCAATGAAATTAAAGTAGAAGTGCTTGGAACAAAATTTAATATTTCTTCCTATAAAAACGATGATATTATAAATACCACATTGGTTGAGGGTTCTGTAAATGTTAAAGATATAAATAATAACGATTCAATATTATTAAAACCAAGTTTCCAGGCTTCTTTTCAAAAAAAATCGACAGCTTTTACTTCTAAAAAAGTAAACACTTTAGATTATACTTCGTGGATTAATAAAAAGATAATTTTTAATAATGTTTCTTTTGAAAAATTAGTTTTTAAGATAGAAAGAACTTACGATGTAGAAATTGTAAATAACCATAAAAAGCTAAAGAAAGTTCGCTTTACAGGAGAATTTGATGTAGAAAATATAGAAACTATTTTTAAAGCTTTGTCTGTAAGCTATAATTTTAAATACACCATAAATAAAAATAAAATAACTATAAATTAA